From the Chloroflexus aurantiacus J-10-fl genome, one window contains:
- a CDS encoding HPr family phosphocarrier protein — protein sequence MTEVILTVTNPVGLHARPAKLFVETVRAYKSTVTIQNLSRPQTKELPVTAFNLLQIGVRQGHQIRLRASGEDEAEVIAALTKLVEENFGE from the coding sequence ATGACTGAAGTGATATTAACCGTGACCAATCCGGTTGGTCTTCACGCACGACCGGCAAAGCTCTTTGTTGAAACTGTCCGTGCTTACAAGAGTACGGTGACTATTCAGAATTTGAGCCGACCGCAAACGAAGGAGCTGCCGGTCACTGCTTTTAATCTGTTGCAGATTGGTGTTCGTCAGGGACACCAAATCCGGTTGCGTGCCAGTGGTGAAGATGAGGCAGAAGTCATTGCTGCTCTAACCAAACTGGTGGAAGAGAATTTTGGCGAGTAG